In Nitrospira sp., the following proteins share a genomic window:
- a CDS encoding single-stranded DNA-binding protein, with amino-acid sequence MTSFNKVILIGNLTKNPELRYTPNGTPVASFGLAVNRKYRQAEEMKEEVCFVDIVVFGKTAEHCGQYLSKGNGVIVDGRLQQRRWETEDGQKRSKHEVVAQTVTFLPKRQDGGGDAGAMDEPGFEEEPQG; translated from the coding sequence GTGACGAGTTTTAACAAGGTCATCCTCATCGGCAACCTCACGAAAAATCCGGAGCTGCGCTACACACCCAACGGCACGCCGGTGGCGAGCTTTGGGCTGGCGGTGAACCGCAAGTATCGCCAGGCTGAGGAGATGAAGGAAGAGGTCTGTTTTGTGGACATCGTGGTGTTCGGGAAAACCGCCGAGCATTGCGGGCAGTATCTAAGCAAGGGCAACGGGGTCATCGTGGACGGCCGGCTCCAGCAGCGGCGCTGGGAGACGGAGGACGGGCAGAAGCGCAGCAAACACGAGGTCGTGGCGCAGACCGTCACGTTCCTGCCAAAGCGGCAGGACGGTGGCGGCGACGCCGGCGCGATGGACGAGCCAGGTTTCGAAGAAGAACCTCAAGGGTAG
- a CDS encoding ketoacyl-ACP synthase III — MRARIAGTGFYAPERILTNADLERMVETSDEWIVERTGIRERRLAAPGEACSDLGVKAAERALAAAGVAASDLDIVLLATCTGDSPLPSTACLIQHRIGATNAAACDIGAACCGFVYALAVGDAYVRTGMRHVLVIGSEVMSSITNWQDRNTCILFGDGAGAVVVSATKEHRGILSSHLHSDGSLWNLICVPGGGSRMPPTEKMLADELQYIKMRGNETFKVAVKTLEESAREALAANNLTVKDLDVYVPHQANARILKAVANRLDLPMDKVVMNVDRYGNTSAASIPIALDEAVRDGRITKGKLVMLSAFGSGLTWATSVMRW; from the coding sequence GTGAGGGCGCGAATCGCCGGCACTGGCTTCTACGCGCCGGAGCGGATACTTACCAACGCTGATCTGGAGCGGATGGTCGAGACATCCGATGAGTGGATCGTCGAACGTACGGGCATTCGCGAGCGTCGGCTCGCCGCACCGGGCGAAGCCTGTTCTGATTTGGGCGTGAAAGCCGCTGAGCGGGCGCTGGCGGCTGCCGGCGTCGCCGCCTCCGACCTCGATATAGTTCTGTTGGCAACCTGCACGGGCGATTCGCCGCTGCCCTCCACGGCCTGCTTGATTCAACATCGTATCGGCGCGACGAACGCGGCGGCCTGCGACATCGGGGCGGCCTGCTGCGGCTTTGTCTATGCACTCGCGGTCGGGGACGCCTACGTGCGGACTGGCATGCGCCATGTGCTGGTAATCGGCTCCGAGGTCATGTCCTCCATCACAAACTGGCAGGACCGTAACACCTGCATTTTGTTTGGCGATGGTGCGGGAGCAGTTGTGGTGAGCGCAACGAAGGAGCACCGGGGCATTCTCTCGTCGCATCTGCATTCCGACGGTTCGCTGTGGAATCTGATCTGCGTCCCGGGCGGTGGGTCGCGGATGCCGCCGACCGAAAAGATGCTGGCCGATGAATTGCAGTACATCAAAATGAGGGGCAACGAAACCTTCAAAGTGGCGGTCAAGACGCTGGAAGAGTCGGCGCGCGAGGCACTGGCGGCCAACAATTTGACCGTAAAGGATCTCGACGTGTATGTGCCGCATCAAGCGAATGCTCGCATTCTCAAGGCGGTGGCTAACCGGCTGGACCTGCCGATGGATAAGGTCGTGATGAATGTGGATCGCTATGGCAACACCTCGGCGGCGTCCATTCCGATCGCGTTGGACGAGGCCGTGCGTGACGGCCGAATCACGAAAGGCAAGCTCGTCATGCTGTCAGCGTTCGGCAGCGGGCTCACCTGGGCCACATCTGTCATGCGCTGGTAA
- a CDS encoding DUF177 domain-containing protein — translation MLTGTVRRQCVRCLKEYDEALRLPVAGEFHKDAEQEQKSEDRGAADETGDDLYAYTGEEIVLDGMLREHLILNAPMQPLCREDCQGLCPVCGQDWNERRCGCREEAKASPFAVLATLKAQMAAEPARGGKQAGHNKK, via the coding sequence ATGCTGACGGGAACGGTACGGCGACAATGCGTCCGGTGCTTGAAAGAGTATGACGAGGCGCTCCGGCTACCTGTGGCTGGGGAGTTCCACAAGGACGCGGAGCAGGAGCAGAAATCGGAGGACCGCGGGGCCGCCGACGAAACCGGCGACGACCTCTATGCCTACACCGGCGAGGAGATCGTGCTCGACGGGATGCTGCGCGAGCACCTGATTCTCAATGCGCCGATGCAGCCGCTGTGTCGGGAGGACTGCCAGGGGCTGTGCCCGGTGTGCGGGCAGGACTGGAACGAACGCCGGTGCGGGTGCCGGGAGGAGGCAAAGGCCTCGCCCTTCGCCGTGCTGGCAACCTTGAAGGCGCAGATGGCTGCGGAACCGGCGCGCGGCGGGAAGCAGGCCGGACACAATAAGAAGTGA
- the rpsF gene encoding 30S ribosomal protein S6: protein MQLYESIFIIRPSASDDETNQLIEKMKSLLQKAGASILILENWGKKKLAYEIKGERRGTFVYIHFRSAGTVVDELERAYRLEDSVLKFLTVRVEHEQPAKPAAPAPVAEGAHA, encoded by the coding sequence ATGCAGCTCTACGAGTCTATCTTTATCATCCGTCCGTCCGCATCGGACGACGAAACTAATCAGCTCATCGAGAAGATGAAGAGCCTGCTTCAAAAAGCGGGCGCGTCTATTCTCATCCTCGAGAACTGGGGCAAGAAGAAGCTGGCCTACGAGATCAAGGGGGAGCGCCGCGGGACCTTCGTCTATATCCATTTCCGCTCGGCGGGGACTGTCGTCGACGAGCTCGAGCGCGCCTACCGGCTCGAGGATTCCGTACTGAAATTCCTGACCGTACGTGTCGAGCACGAGCAGCCAGCCAAGCCGGCGGCACCGGCTCCGGTGGCTGAGGGAGCGCATGCGTGA
- the fabG gene encoding 3-oxoacyl-[acyl-carrier-protein] reductase, producing MSLAGKTAIVTGGAQGIGRAIAETLAKAGADVAVADLDLGRSQEAVVAIEKMGRKALNLKVNVADANDTKVMIEQVMKAWGKVDILVNNAGITRDGLLLRMKEEDWNLVLQVNLNGTFNCTKAALQPMTKARYGRIVNIASIVGAMGNAGQANYAASKAAVMGFTKTVAREYASRGVTVNAVAPGFIDTAMTQGLSADVKEMLSNQIPLGRLGQPSDIAEAVKFLVSDEAGYITGHVLHVNGGMLMA from the coding sequence ATGTCGCTTGCAGGTAAAACAGCCATCGTGACAGGAGGTGCGCAGGGTATCGGTCGGGCCATCGCAGAAACACTGGCAAAGGCCGGCGCTGATGTGGCAGTGGCTGATTTGGATCTCGGCCGCTCGCAGGAAGCCGTGGTCGCCATCGAAAAGATGGGCCGCAAGGCGCTCAACCTCAAGGTCAACGTGGCGGATGCCAACGACACCAAGGTAATGATCGAGCAGGTGATGAAGGCCTGGGGCAAAGTGGACATTCTCGTCAACAACGCCGGCATCACGCGCGACGGCCTGTTGCTGCGGATGAAGGAAGAAGACTGGAACCTCGTCCTGCAAGTGAACCTGAACGGGACGTTCAATTGCACGAAGGCGGCGTTGCAGCCGATGACGAAGGCCCGCTATGGGCGGATTGTCAACATCGCCTCCATCGTGGGTGCAATGGGCAACGCGGGGCAGGCCAACTATGCGGCGTCCAAAGCAGCGGTCATGGGATTTACCAAGACGGTGGCGCGGGAATATGCGAGCCGCGGCGTGACGGTTAACGCCGTCGCACCCGGGTTCATCGACACAGCGATGACGCAGGGGCTGTCGGCGGATGTGAAGGAGATGTTGTCGAATCAGATTCCGCTCGGGCGGCTGGGCCAGCCGTCTGACATCGCGGAAGCGGTAAAGTTTCTGGTGTCCGATGAAGCCGGGTACATCACGGGTCATGTGTTGCATGTCAATGGGGGCATGCTCATGGCATAA
- a CDS encoding aminoacyl-tRNA hydrolase, translating into MRLIVGLGNPGRAYALTRHNVGMWAIERAAARWSIALAPRGTMQRGSGRLGSERIELAGTLDWMNASGPPLLGLLREHKLTADDLIVIHDDLDLAPGRMRIKQAGGDGGHNGLKSVIETLGTAQFVRLKIGVGRPAPAQDAADYVLEPVAREERAIYEPCLEYVVDALECLIHRGVSTAMNQFNIRDKAADEEGDAH; encoded by the coding sequence GTGCGTCTCATCGTTGGGCTCGGTAATCCCGGCAGGGCCTACGCCCTAACCCGTCACAACGTCGGCATGTGGGCCATTGAGCGGGCCGCCGCTCGATGGTCTATTGCGCTCGCGCCCCGCGGCACCATGCAGCGAGGTTCCGGACGGCTTGGATCGGAGCGAATTGAACTGGCCGGCACGCTTGATTGGATGAACGCTAGCGGGCCTCCGCTTTTGGGCTTGCTCAGAGAACATAAGCTCACCGCTGACGATCTCATCGTGATTCACGACGATCTTGATCTCGCTCCAGGCCGGATGCGGATCAAGCAAGCCGGTGGCGACGGTGGACACAACGGCCTCAAGTCCGTGATCGAGACACTGGGAACTGCGCAGTTCGTGCGGCTGAAAATCGGTGTTGGTCGGCCTGCGCCGGCACAGGATGCGGCAGATTACGTGCTGGAGCCGGTAGCGCGCGAAGAACGGGCAATATACGAGCCGTGCCTGGAGTACGTCGTGGACGCGCTGGAATGTCTGATCCACCGAGGTGTCTCCACGGCTATGAATCAATTCAACATCCGCGACAAGGCGGCTGATGAGGAAGGGGACGCGCACTGA
- the fabF gene encoding beta-ketoacyl-ACP synthase II has translation MAELGRRRVVVTGLGLITPLGIGVEPTWTALSAGQSGIGRITKFDPAKYAAQIAGEVKSFDPTAFIEKKEIKKMDAFIHYAVAAAQMAVDDAGLKVSPEDAVRVGVYIGSGIGGLGSIESYHTILNEKGPDRVSPFFIPMTIINLASGQVAIRIGAKGPNSCAVTACATGNHCIGDAFRLIQHGEADAMVAGGAEAAITPLGVAGFAAARALSFRNDEPTKASRPFDKDRDGFVLGEGAGIVVLEEMERAKRRGAKIYAELIGYAMNADAYHITAPPEEGEGAVRCMELAIKDAKISKKDIGYINAHGTSTMADAIETRAIKQVFGEQAKRIPVSSTKSMTGHLLGAAGGIEAVFSILAIHRNLLPPTINLDSPDPACDLDYIPWKARPASVLVALSNSFGFGGVNACLLFKRIANS, from the coding sequence ATGGCGGAACTGGGCAGACGTCGGGTCGTTGTCACAGGGCTGGGGCTGATCACGCCGCTCGGCATCGGCGTGGAGCCCACCTGGACTGCGTTGTCCGCCGGGCAGTCCGGCATCGGACGCATTACCAAATTCGATCCTGCCAAGTACGCCGCGCAAATTGCCGGTGAGGTGAAGAGCTTTGACCCCACCGCCTTCATCGAGAAAAAAGAAATCAAAAAGATGGATGCGTTCATCCACTACGCCGTAGCTGCGGCGCAGATGGCGGTGGATGACGCGGGCTTGAAGGTTTCGCCCGAGGATGCCGTGCGCGTCGGGGTCTACATCGGTTCTGGCATCGGTGGTCTCGGCTCCATCGAGTCCTACCATACGATCCTCAATGAGAAGGGGCCGGACCGGGTCTCGCCCTTTTTCATTCCAATGACTATCATCAATCTGGCCTCCGGCCAGGTGGCGATCCGGATTGGCGCCAAAGGGCCAAACTCCTGCGCGGTCACGGCCTGCGCGACAGGTAATCACTGCATCGGCGACGCCTTTCGGCTCATCCAGCACGGCGAGGCGGACGCGATGGTGGCGGGCGGCGCGGAGGCGGCCATCACGCCGCTGGGCGTAGCCGGGTTTGCGGCGGCGCGGGCACTCTCGTTCCGCAATGACGAACCCACGAAAGCCAGCCGGCCCTTCGACAAGGACCGCGACGGCTTCGTGCTGGGGGAGGGGGCGGGCATCGTCGTGCTGGAAGAGATGGAACGGGCCAAGCGGCGCGGCGCGAAAATTTACGCTGAGCTGATCGGCTACGCGATGAATGCCGATGCTTATCACATCACGGCTCCGCCAGAGGAAGGCGAAGGCGCGGTGCGTTGCATGGAGCTGGCAATCAAGGACGCAAAGATTTCAAAGAAGGATATTGGCTACATTAACGCGCATGGCACCTCGACGATGGCCGATGCGATCGAGACGCGGGCCATCAAGCAGGTTTTCGGCGAACAGGCCAAGCGTATTCCGGTCAGCTCGACCAAGTCCATGACCGGCCACCTGCTTGGTGCGGCCGGCGGCATCGAGGCCGTGTTCAGCATCCTGGCGATTCACCGCAATCTGTTGCCGCCCACGATCAACCTGGACAGCCCCGATCCGGCCTGCGACCTTGACTACATCCCCTGGAAAGCGCGCCCGGCGTCGGTACTCGTGGCGCTCTCCAATTCTTTCGGCTTCGGCGGTGTAAACGCGTGTCTCCTGTTCAAGAGAATAGCGAACAGCTAA
- the fabD gene encoding ACP S-malonyltransferase: MGSGIGLVFPGQGSQSVGMGRALYDAHPAVQAVYREASEVLGYDVADLCFNGPAQQLNLTEYTQPALLTASIAAWKVLEPVGLTPVAVAGHSLGEYSALVAAGGLTFKDAAALVQKRGRYMAEAVPPGSGLVAAILGLAPDVVREACKEASAAGVVAAANFNSPGQVVIAGTKAAVEKAIEVAKAKGAKKAIPLPVSVPVHTPLMQSAADRLAKDVAATAWSDLKTPLVNNAEAKALKTAAEIKASLIRQLPSSVLWEDSVKAMHSMGVTTFIEVGPGTVLSGLIKRIVPEVKLLNVNDSPSLEATLNSLGVKRET; this comes from the coding sequence ATGGGTTCCGGAATAGGTTTGGTTTTTCCTGGCCAGGGATCGCAATCGGTTGGAATGGGACGCGCGTTGTACGATGCGCATCCCGCGGTGCAGGCGGTCTACAGGGAAGCGTCTGAGGTCCTTGGCTACGATGTGGCCGACCTGTGCTTCAACGGGCCGGCCCAGCAGTTGAATCTGACGGAATATACGCAGCCGGCGCTGCTCACCGCGAGCATTGCCGCCTGGAAGGTTTTGGAGCCGGTCGGGCTCACGCCGGTCGCAGTTGCGGGGCACAGTCTCGGCGAATATTCCGCGCTGGTAGCAGCGGGTGGGCTGACCTTTAAAGATGCGGCCGCGCTGGTGCAGAAGCGGGGCCGATACATGGCCGAGGCGGTGCCGCCGGGCAGTGGGCTGGTGGCAGCGATTCTCGGATTGGCGCCGGACGTGGTGCGCGAGGCATGCAAGGAAGCCTCGGCGGCTGGAGTCGTGGCCGCGGCCAATTTCAATTCGCCTGGCCAGGTCGTGATCGCGGGTACGAAAGCGGCGGTCGAAAAAGCAATCGAAGTGGCGAAGGCTAAGGGGGCCAAGAAGGCTATTCCGCTGCCGGTGAGTGTGCCGGTGCATACGCCGCTCATGCAGTCGGCGGCGGATCGATTGGCAAAAGACGTGGCGGCGACGGCCTGGTCAGATCTGAAAACTCCACTGGTGAACAATGCCGAAGCGAAGGCATTGAAGACGGCGGCAGAGATCAAAGCGTCGCTAATACGACAGTTACCGTCGTCGGTGTTGTGGGAAGACTCGGTAAAGGCGATGCACAGCATGGGCGTAACGACCTTTATCGAAGTCGGGCCTGGCACGGTGCTGAGCGGCTTGATCAAACGGATCGTGCCAGAGGTAAAGCTGCTGAACGTCAACGATTCGCCGTCGCTCGAAGCGACGCTCAATTCGTTGGGCGTGAAGCGTGAAACGTGA
- the rnc gene encoding ribonuclease III, with amino-acid sequence MMARTSLDIAQQAIGYMFQDARLLDEALTHTSHVNELKDKSLRDNERLEFLGDAVLALIVSEQVVAACPDSTEGTLSKLRSRLVSEASLARAARRLDLGRLIRLGRGEELTQGRDKESILANTLEAVLAAVYRDGGIEAARAFALKAFAQELHEATSGAGLPSDDYKTQLQEWCQRKYDSTPQYVTTKELGPDHQKQFEVQVTIQAKIMGCGTGRSKKEAEQAAARQALDCVNRET; translated from the coding sequence ATTATGGCGCGGACTTCACTCGACATAGCGCAGCAAGCCATCGGCTATATGTTTCAGGACGCCCGCCTGCTTGACGAGGCGCTGACGCACACCTCGCACGTCAACGAACTCAAGGACAAGAGTCTGCGGGACAACGAGCGACTGGAGTTTCTGGGTGATGCCGTACTGGCGCTGATCGTCAGCGAGCAGGTGGTGGCGGCTTGTCCTGATTCAACCGAGGGCACGCTGTCGAAACTGCGGTCGCGGCTTGTCAGCGAAGCCTCGCTGGCCCGCGCCGCCCGCCGGCTCGATCTGGGAAGGCTTATCCGGCTGGGACGGGGTGAAGAGTTGACGCAGGGACGAGACAAAGAATCGATCCTGGCCAATACACTTGAAGCCGTACTGGCGGCAGTCTATCGGGACGGCGGCATCGAGGCTGCGCGGGCGTTCGCGCTCAAGGCTTTTGCACAGGAATTGCACGAGGCTACGAGCGGAGCCGGACTTCCATCCGATGATTATAAGACGCAACTACAAGAGTGGTGTCAGCGGAAGTATGACAGTACGCCACAGTACGTGACGACAAAAGAATTAGGGCCGGACCACCAGAAGCAATTCGAGGTGCAGGTGACGATACAGGCGAAAATCATGGGATGCGGCACAGGGCGGAGCAAGAAGGAAGCAGAACAGGCGGCGGCGCGACAGGCGCTGGATTGCGTGAATCGTGAAACGTGA
- a CDS encoding peptidylprolyl isomerase — protein MASLLFVTVGLGQAEEKKATKGSKAIINTKFGEIEIEFFSDKAPNHVKNFIKLAKSGFYNGTIFHRVIPGFMIQGGDPNTKDLSNKAAYGMGGSGTNIDAEFNDVLHKRGILSMARANDPNSASSQFFICVENSNFLDHQYTAFGQVVKGIGVADKIVQQPRDSRDNPVQRVEMTVTIVE, from the coding sequence ATGGCAAGTCTGCTGTTCGTCACAGTCGGATTGGGCCAGGCAGAGGAGAAAAAGGCCACGAAGGGGTCCAAGGCGATCATCAACACTAAGTTTGGCGAAATCGAGATCGAGTTTTTCTCAGACAAGGCGCCTAATCATGTGAAGAATTTCATCAAGCTGGCGAAGTCGGGCTTCTACAACGGGACAATCTTCCATCGGGTAATCCCTGGTTTCATGATACAGGGTGGCGATCCCAACACCAAGGATCTCAGTAATAAGGCGGCCTACGGGATGGGTGGGTCTGGCACGAACATCGACGCTGAATTCAACGACGTGCTTCATAAACGTGGCATCCTCTCGATGGCGCGGGCCAACGATCCGAACAGCGCCAGCTCGCAGTTCTTCATCTGTGTAGAAAACTCGAATTTCCTCGATCATCAGTACACAGCGTTCGGGCAGGTAGTAAAGGGGATTGGTGTAGCGGACAAGATCGTACAGCAGCCACGGGACAGTCGGGACAATCCGGTGCAGCGAGTGGAAATGACCGTGACGATCGTAGAGTAG
- the acpP gene encoding acyl carrier protein: MAADAKVEEKVKKIIAENLGVEENEVVPDAKFVDDLGADSLDTVELVMAFEEAFDIEIPDEDAEKILTVGKAIDYIKEKM, translated from the coding sequence ATGGCAGCAGATGCGAAAGTGGAAGAAAAAGTGAAAAAGATCATCGCAGAGAACCTCGGCGTGGAGGAAAACGAAGTCGTCCCCGACGCTAAGTTTGTGGACGATCTTGGTGCCGACTCGCTCGATACGGTCGAGCTGGTCATGGCTTTTGAGGAGGCGTTCGACATCGAGATCCCTGATGAGGACGCCGAGAAGATTCTAACGGTCGGCAAGGCGATCGACTATATCAAGGAAAAGATGTAG
- a CDS encoding 50S ribosomal protein L32, whose translation MPNPKHRHSKSRRDMRRANWKRKKSAAPGLSVCPQCHEPKLPHLTCLNCGTYKGTQIIAVEES comes from the coding sequence ATGCCAAATCCGAAACACCGACACTCAAAATCGCGACGCGACATGCGGCGCGCGAACTGGAAGCGCAAGAAATCCGCAGCGCCTGGTCTGTCCGTGTGCCCGCAGTGCCACGAGCCGAAGCTGCCGCATCTAACCTGTCTCAATTGCGGGACCTATAAAGGCACGCAGATCATCGCGGTCGAAGAATCCTGA
- the rpsR gene encoding 30S ribosomal protein S18: MERDGGGGGGRLFQRRRQCRFCADKTPIDFKDIGLLRNFLTERGRIVPRRMSGNCLGHQRDMTIAIKRARSIAMLSFAEEY, from the coding sequence GTGGAACGTGACGGCGGTGGAGGCGGAGGACGGTTGTTTCAGCGGCGGCGGCAGTGCCGGTTTTGTGCGGATAAGACACCGATTGACTTCAAGGATATCGGGTTGCTGCGAAATTTCCTAACGGAGCGCGGCCGGATCGTCCCTCGCCGGATGTCGGGCAACTGCCTTGGCCACCAGCGGGATATGACGATCGCGATCAAGCGGGCCCGGTCGATCGCGATGCTATCGTTTGCCGAGGAGTACTGA
- the plsX gene encoding phosphate acyltransferase PlsX, translating into MGGDHGPAPVVEGAFLAVQEFGVAVVLVGDEVQLREQLRRTGCTDSRVSVRHASQVVDMHESPAQVARKKRNSSIWIANELVQSGEAHAVVSPGNTGASVVSAIFVLDRIKGVERPAIATTLPTLTGTAVMLDVGANVDCTASQLVQFGIMGHEYAKDLYDKPNPRVGLLSIGEEESKGNEVTKEALKLLKASRINFIGNVEGRDVYAGGADVIVCDGFIGNVALKISEGLAETIKKLLQKEIAGSFLGRLSYPFIAAPLLALKRKTDYAEFGGAPLLGVNGVSVIAHGRSSAKAIKNAIRQAKRMVDGRVIENIRRDIEQSLAVHQPPALGGAE; encoded by the coding sequence ATGGGCGGGGACCATGGCCCCGCCCCCGTTGTCGAGGGTGCGTTTCTGGCCGTACAGGAGTTTGGCGTAGCCGTCGTATTGGTTGGCGACGAGGTGCAACTGCGCGAACAGCTCCGTCGCACCGGCTGTACGGATTCTCGCGTCTCCGTCCGCCACGCGTCACAGGTCGTGGACATGCATGAGTCGCCGGCGCAGGTCGCGCGCAAGAAGCGCAACTCCTCCATCTGGATCGCGAACGAGCTCGTTCAGTCGGGCGAGGCGCATGCGGTGGTGAGCCCCGGCAACACGGGCGCCAGCGTCGTTTCTGCCATCTTCGTGCTCGATCGGATTAAGGGCGTCGAACGTCCCGCGATTGCCACAACGCTCCCGACGCTGACCGGCACCGCGGTCATGCTGGACGTAGGCGCCAATGTGGACTGTACGGCAAGCCAGTTGGTCCAGTTTGGTATCATGGGTCACGAATACGCGAAGGACCTCTACGACAAGCCGAATCCACGCGTGGGCTTGCTCAGCATTGGCGAGGAGGAGAGTAAGGGCAATGAAGTTACGAAGGAGGCCCTGAAGCTGCTCAAAGCCAGCCGGATCAATTTCATTGGCAACGTTGAGGGGCGGGACGTCTACGCAGGCGGCGCCGACGTCATCGTCTGCGATGGCTTTATTGGTAACGTGGCGCTGAAGATTTCCGAGGGCCTTGCCGAGACAATCAAGAAACTGCTGCAGAAGGAAATTGCCGGCTCGTTTTTGGGACGGCTGTCCTATCCTTTCATCGCCGCGCCGCTGCTCGCGCTCAAGCGCAAGACCGACTATGCCGAATTCGGCGGTGCACCCCTGCTGGGCGTCAACGGCGTCAGCGTCATTGCGCACGGCCGTTCGTCGGCTAAGGCTATCAAGAATGCGATCCGGCAGGCTAAGCGAATGGTGGACGGGCGCGTGATCGAAAATATCCGCCGTGATATCGAACAGAGCCTCGCCGTGCACCAGCCGCCTGCGTTGGGAGGCGCCGAGTGA
- the ychF gene encoding redox-regulated ATPase YchF translates to MGLCCGMIGLPNVGKTTVFNALTGGGALAANYPFATVEPNTGIALVPDPRLMKLNEIFSSRKTTPATLEVRDIAGLVEGASKGEGLGNQFLGHIREVDALLHIVRCFQGTDVVHVSGGVDPLRDISVIETELMLADLDTLDRRKQKVEKKVRAGDKKAAVEMAFVQRLLELLDKGEWLGNLPWTQEERAILDECQLLAAKPVLFVANVSEGPNADEAMVKRVREFADKRGARVVTICGQLEAELSSLPEEERADFLKGMGLTESGLVRLTREAYQLLRIITFFTAGEQESRAWPILEGTRAPQAAGKIHSDMERGFIRAEAYHYNDLLACGSEAKVKEKGLFRLEGKDYVMKEGDIVFFRFNV, encoded by the coding sequence ATGGGACTCTGCTGCGGCATGATTGGCCTGCCGAACGTCGGCAAAACCACAGTGTTCAATGCGCTCACCGGCGGCGGGGCGCTGGCGGCCAACTATCCCTTTGCCACGGTCGAACCAAACACCGGTATTGCCCTGGTGCCCGATCCGCGTCTGATGAAACTCAACGAGATTTTTTCATCCAGGAAAACCACACCGGCCACGCTGGAAGTCCGCGACATCGCCGGCCTCGTTGAGGGCGCGAGCAAGGGGGAGGGGCTCGGCAATCAATTTCTCGGGCACATCCGTGAGGTGGATGCGCTCCTGCACATCGTGCGCTGTTTCCAGGGGACCGATGTGGTGCACGTGAGCGGTGGGGTAGACCCGTTGCGCGACATCAGTGTCATTGAAACCGAACTGATGCTGGCCGATCTGGACACGCTCGACCGCCGCAAACAGAAGGTGGAGAAGAAGGTCCGTGCCGGTGACAAGAAGGCGGCGGTGGAGATGGCTTTCGTGCAGCGGCTTCTGGAATTGCTCGATAAGGGCGAATGGTTGGGCAATCTGCCGTGGACACAGGAGGAGCGGGCCATCCTCGATGAATGCCAGTTGCTGGCTGCCAAGCCGGTACTCTTTGTCGCCAATGTGTCAGAAGGGCCAAATGCGGACGAGGCGATGGTCAAGCGGGTGCGGGAGTTCGCCGACAAGCGGGGCGCGCGGGTCGTCACGATCTGCGGACAATTGGAAGCAGAACTCTCCTCGCTGCCTGAAGAGGAACGCGCCGACTTTCTGAAAGGCATGGGTCTCACCGAGTCCGGTCTCGTGCGCTTGACGCGTGAAGCCTACCAGTTGCTCCGGATCATCACTTTCTTCACTGCCGGCGAGCAGGAGTCGCGGGCCTGGCCGATTCTGGAAGGGACCAGAGCGCCACAGGCGGCGGGCAAGATCCACTCCGACATGGAACGGGGTTTCATCCGCGCCGAGGCCTACCATTATAATGATCTCCTCGCCTGTGGGTCGGAAGCCAAGGTGAAAGAAAAGGGCCTCTTTCGTCTGGAAGGCAAGGATTACGTGATGAAAGAAGGCGACATCGTCTTCTTCCGCTTTAATGTATAG